The following is a genomic window from Hugenholtzia roseola DSM 9546.
AGACAGGGGCGTATCAAATCGCCGTCAAAGTGATTGATAATGAGGGACTTGAAAGCATGGAAGTTATCAAACTCAAAATCAATGGGGCTATTCAAGTAAATAAATAAAAGTATTGTTGAAACGATAAAAGCCTTAAATGCACTTACACCTGTATTTTTGTAGGGATAACGCACCGCGTTGTCCCAACTATGCAAGAATGAACCAACCCAGTTTTTCAATTTTGCCCTGCGGACAAGGCAGGCATTGTCCCTACATTTGTATCTGATTTTTAAAATTTAACATCACTGCCCTATATGGCGAGGCTTTTATTCAGTGTCATTTTTTTGCATTTATACCAAAAAATGATTCTGTTTTCGAACCCTCCCCTATGGGGGGAGGGCAGGGTGGGGGTTCAGCAGGTTTGCTCGAAGCCCAAAAATTAAATTTTCAACCAAATTTTACCTACAAAATTTTGTTTATAAGGTTTTGTTTATAAACTGTCGCGTTTTAGGTTTTGTATCGAATCGCGATACCTGCGCTCGCGGTCGGCTTTTTCCTGCTGATAGCGTTTGAGCCTTTCGGCGGCATATTCGGGCGAATTTTTATAGACTTCGCGCTCTATTTTGGCAGCAATGCGGGTGAGGGCTTCGGTAATATTGGCATTTGGTTTTTCGGCAGATTGCGCCTTTTGGTAGAAATTTTGTGCCTTTTGGTAGTATAAAAGGGCATTTTCTTCTCTTTTGGTCTTGTATTCATAGATAAATCCGACACAATAGGCTGCCTGATAAAGTTGTGCATTGTGGCGCAGGGCGCGTTCTAAATAGGGCAAAGCACCGCTATAATACTCTTTGTAAAAATAGTACATACCCACTTGATGATGTGCCTGCCAAGAGGTAGTGTCCAATTCTGCCGTTTTTCTGTACCAAAATTGTGCAGTTTCGTTCTTACCTGTCTGCTGGTGAATGTTGCCGACTAAAAAGTGCAGGGTCGGATTTTGTGGAAAAATAGCAAGGGCGGTTTCGGCTTGTTGTAGGGCAAGGCGTGTTTTTCTAAGGTCTTGATAAAGGCGAATAAGGGCGATATGTGCGTCTAAATAGTCTTTTTTTTGTGAAATGGCTTGGTTTAGATATGAAATTGCTTGGGTACTATCTCTTTGTGCAGCAAAGGCGAAACCTTTGTAGTAGAGTGCTTCCAAATCTTGCGGTATAAGGTTTAGAATATGGTCAAAACATTGATGGGCTTTGTTCCATTTGCGCTCCTCGATGTTGAGTTTTCCATAGAGGCGATAAAACTCAAAGGCTTTGATGCCATAAAGCTCGGCTCGCTCGGCAGCTGCTAAGGCTTTTTTTGGCTCTTCGCGCAAAAGATAAACCTGCAAGAGTGCGAAGTGGTATTTGGCTTGTAGGCTATCATAAAGCAGTGCTTTTTTTAAATCTTCTAAGGCTAAGTTTTCCTTTTTTTCGCCTAAATGTAATATCGCCCTTTGATAGTACAAATCTGCACTTGGATTATCTTCTATTATCTGACTTAGAAAACTAACTTCCTTTTCATAAGAAATAGAGGTGGCAGAGGGCAAATCGGGCATTTGCAGCGTAGATTCCAAATTGCGCCCTTGGCAGGCAGCCAATAGTAGCAGGCACAAGACAAAAAAAGTACGGATTGCGTTTTTTTCTAACCACATATCAATTTTAAAAATTAAGTCAAAATAAAGGCTAAATAGCTTGTTTCGCCCTCCTTCGCTTGGTCTTTCTCTATGTTTTGACGAGCAATTAGGGGCAAGATTTCTTCCTGCAAAGTTAGGTTATTTCGCCTAAAAGCGGGAAATAAGGGCATTTTTTATTTTTTGGTCGAAAAAAGGTGTTTTTTTTTCGTTTTTAGCCAAAAATTCACAATTTTTGGGGACTCAAAATGCCCCTTTTCCAAAGTTTTAGAATCTGCAAATTTGTTTCTCGATGCCCGACCCTGCTTTTTCGCTCGACTATTTTTATGCTGCCCTTAGTCATTTGCTTGATGCGCCGCTCGAAGCTAAAATGGTAGTGGAGTTTTCGCCACAGCCTTCTTTTTTTGCAGCCTCTTATGTAGGCGAATTAGAGAAAAATGGAATCTTCCTGCCTGCACCAAAAATCGATTATCCACAGTTTTTGAAAGGCTCTCTTTTTTTTGAGCAGGAGGGCGAAAGGTGGACACTTTCGGCAGAGGCACAGAATAGAAGGGCAGACTTTGAAGCCTACCTGCAAACATTTTCGCCACTTTTTTGGCGCAAGGTAGTGGCGTGGCAACAAAAACAAGCCCTTGATAATCAGCACTTTTTGCAGCGAAATGTCGATACTTTGAGCCAGATGGTGTCGGATAGTGCCATTCAGGAGGGTGAAATTGAAAAAGCCTTAGACCTCATTACGCGCCTTTTGGCACAGACACTCGATATAGAGCAGGTAGGTATTTGGAAATACGAACAGAATCATATCGAGGCTTTGAGCCTTTATATCAAAAGTGAGCAAAAGCATGAGCATGGCATGATTTTAGAACAAAAGCATTTTCCACACTATTTTGAAGCCATAGAAAAAGGAGAGATTGTCGATGCCTTTGATGCACGTCAGGACTCACGCACTTCCGAATTTACGGAAACTTATTTAAAACCTTACAATATTTTTTCGCTCTTAGATGTGCCTTTTTTTATAGAGGGCAAATTTAGCGGCGTAATTTGTTTTGAAAACGTAGGGGCAAAGCGCGTCTGGACAAAAGAGGAGATTTTGCTTACCATTGCTGCCTGCGCTACCGTTTCGCTTACTTATCAGACCCTTCGCCAACGCATTGCCGAGCGTGAGATTATAGAAAAAAATGCGGAATTGATGGCGCAAAATGAAGAATTGAACCAACAGCAGGAGGAGATTTTGGCGCAGCGCGACTATATTTTGTCGCAAAATACCGAACTCAACGAAAAAAGACGGCAAATAGAGTATAGCCTTCAAGCTGCCGAGCGCGTTCAGCATGCCATGTTGCCTTCCGATACGAAGCTCGACGATTTGATTATCAGGCGTTTGGATAGCGATTATTTTATTCTAAACCGTCCGCGCGACATCGTTTCGGGCGACTTTTATTGGGCTGCCGAAGTAGATAACAAAATCATTCTTGCCGTCATAGATTGTACAGGGCATGGCATTGCAGGGGCTTTCATGACCTTTGTAGGCTCTTATAGTTTGGAAAAGGCGGTGCGCATTTACGGACTTACTTCGCCTGCCAAGATTTTAGAGTCGATGCACGAAACCGTACAGCGTTTCCTAAGTCAGGACGAAACCAAAATCAATTTGGGCATGGACGGTGCCATTATCGTACTCGAAAAAAGTGCTGCCCCCCATCACTTCAAACTTACTTTTGCAGGGGCAAAACGTCCGCTTTGGTACTTTTCGCAACCTTCTGCCGAAAAATACACCGAAATTCAGGAAATCAAGGGAACGCGACAGAGCGTAGGCGGCACACTATTGCGCCATCGGTATAAGCCTTTTGTAGAACACGAATTACTCTTGCAAAGTGGCGATGTCATTTTTCTGACCACAGACGGCATCGAAGACCAAAATACGGTGAGTTCGGATAGATATGGCTCGCACAATTTAAAGAGTATGCTTGAAAACGTTGTACGCCTTTCTTTTTTTGAGCAGGAAGCCTATCTCAATGGGCTACTCTCTACCGTTTTGGGCAACGTACCACAGCGCGACGATATTTTGTTAATGGGGATTCAACTTTGAGCGGGAATCCAAATTTTATTTCGTACCAAATTTGGCATAAAAACAGAACAACCCAAAATCAATGATTTTGGGTTGTCGAGAATACCTTTCACTTCTTTCATAGCGGGTTGGATTATGTCTCAGATTCACATTTTGTTTGGAAAGGTTTGTTTGAAAGTGGCTTTTGGAAAGAAAAGAAACTATTTCTTGCCATTTTGTTTGGCTTGCTCTAAGGCGACTTCGCGCAAAGCCACATAAGATTTGGCACTCGAAGCCCCGTCTATCGCCTTGACCGCCAGTTCTTTGGCTTCTTTCAAAGCCTCTACCAACTGCTTATTGAGTAGGGCAATTTGTGCTTCCTGCTGCTCGATGGTTTTGGTAAGGGCTTTGGTTTGCATCTCTGCCACTCTGCGCTTGCCTTCGTTTTCTTTCGCCAATAGGTCGGCTTTGGTTTTGGCATCTTTCAAGATAGCCCCTTTGGTCATTTCTACGGTGCGCTTGATTTCGGCTTCGAGCTTTTTGGGTAGCTCCTCTGCCTCTTTTTGTGCCTTTTCATACGCCTGCTCTTGTTCGGCACAGGCTTTTTCTTTGGCTGCCCATTCTTTTTCCTTTTCCTGACGGAAATCTTTGAGTTCGGCTTCGCGGCTCTTTGCAAGCTGCTCGGCTTGGTCTTTGAGGGCTTCGCGCGTCATTTTTTGCTGGTAGAGATAATTTTCTTTCTCACGCTCAAAATTTTTCTGCCATTCTGTACGAAGTTGCTCAAAGGTTTCGCGCTCGGTTTGCTCGGCTTTGTCCGATTCTTTGAGAGCTTCCTGATAGGTCTGGCGTTGGGTTTCTTTCAGGGTATTGCGCTGCTTTTCAAACTCCTCTTTTAGTTTGAGATAATCTTCTAAGAGTTTGAAAAGGGTATTTTCGTCTGATTTTTCTATTTGATAGAGTTGAGAAAGTTGGGATTCTATCTCGGTAGTTTTTTCCTGCAAAGTTGCCAAAGCTGCGGCTTCTTTGGTGAGCTTATCGGAAAGTCCGCTAATGGCAGTACCGATATTGCCTTTGATGTCTTCGAAGGTACTGACAAGGGTCTCGATGCTATCGAGGCGAAAAGGTACGGGCGCAAGTGCGGTGGGCTTCGGCTCTGGTGCTTTTTCGGGTGCGGCTTTGGCTACGGGGGCAGGTGCTGCCTTCTGGGTTTGTAGCTGTTTGTTTTCGCTTTGTAGGCGTTGCAAGTTTTTTTCTAATTCTTGCTTTTCTTTCAGAATTGCCTGATAAGCGTCGTAAATTTCTTGTTTGGTGCTTTTGATATTGACTGCCATAAAAAAAGAGGTTTGAGAGGTTTTGAAATTTTTGAACCAAAAAAAAGGATAAAAGAAAGGACAAAAAGGCTTATGCCGTAACGCGGCTATTTTCTAAGGCTTTGATAGAAAGCGACTTGACCTGCTCTACCGCCTGTGCCATCTGTGCCGTTAGGCTCTCTATTTCGCCTTTGTTCTTTTCAATGCGTGCCTGCAAGTCTTCAATCTGCCCTGCAAAGATTTGCGCATTTGCTTCTTCTTCTTTGGCAATTAGTTCGGCTTCGGCTTTCACCTCTCTGCTGGTTTCGGTGGCAGCCTTTTCGCGTGCTTTATTGACTTCATTTTTGAGTTTTTCCTCAAATTCGGCAATCGCCTGCAAGTTCTTTTCGTGCTGCGCCTTGCGCTGGTCGAGTTTTTCCTGACGCGCTGCCCAATCTGCATTTTTGAGGCTTTCTAAATCGGCAACTTCGCGCTCTGCCTTGCGCTTCTTTTCGGTGAAGGCATCGGCTTCGAGTTTGAGGCGTTTTTGCCAATGATAATCAAAGGCATCTTCTTCTGTAACGCGCTGCTTTTGCTCTTGGCGTTCGGTTTCGGCGCATTTTTCGTGAAAGGCAGCGACTTCTTTTTCATGCTCTTTTTGGCTCTCTTGGCGTTCTTGTGCCAATTCTTGCATCGTCGTTTGGTGTTCTTCCTGCAATTCTTTGAGCAAATTGTGATGCTCTTCCTGCAAAAGGTAGAGAACATCAGCCGCCAATTTGACCTCCTCTAAAATTGCCAAGCGTTTTTGCTCAATTTCTATCGCTTCCTGAATTTCTTGTCTTTTGTGCGATTCGTCTTCGAGCTTTTTTGCCCAGTTGGTGATGTGTTCGGTGAAGGTCAGTTGTAAATCGCCTAAGCCTTTGATGATGCTATCGGGCGTGTAGGTCTTGGCGGTAGCCAAAAGTTGGCTCTGGTTTTCTTTGGCAGCCAATTCTTCTTTGGTAATGACTTCCTTCTTGCGGATTTGATAGCCTTCTAAAAGATGCTCGAAGGCATATTGGATTTGTTTCTTTGTCATGGGAATAAAAAATTAGAGGTTTAGAGAGGTTTTGTTTGATTTGATACTACAAAGTTCGCCTGCCACACCGTAAGCTATTTACGGCATCTTTTTTTTTCTCATTTTTTTTCCTTTTTTCTAAAAAAAAGCCTCGAAAGCCCCATTTCACAAAGTCAAAGCCCATTTTGGTACAAAAAAACAACCGCCACTCCTTTTAATTACGATTTTTGCACAGAAAAAAGGGCAGCCTTCAAACCTCTGCACCTGCCCTTTCAAACTTTTACCAAAAATTTTCACCCATATCCTCACAGACCATGAAACTTATCCCTGCTTTTGCCTTTTTTAGCCTGCTGCTTGTTGCTTTTTGTTTTGGCGAAACGAAAGCACAGACAGGCGTGGTAGATTATTTTCGCCTTTTGTCGGAAGAAGACCGTCGCGGTTATACTTTAAAACAAAAAAATGAAACTACTTGGGTCGCCATCTCTTCGCTCGAAGACGAACTCAATGTGATTGTAGATAGAAAAAATGGCTTTATCGAAATTGTAGATGAAGGAACGGGCGGCGGCACCAGCACCCTGCGCGTGGTCTTGTATCGCAAAGCCGACAAAAGTGCCATCATCGGACTTAGCTTCGGTACTTTTGATGGCGTAGATAGCTTTGAAGCCAAATTCCTAACCTACCAAAACAAAACTTGGCGCAACGTTACGGCACAGGTACTGCCCCAACTTTCTTACAAGGACTTTCTAAAAAATCCTGCCGAAGCCGAAAAATATCGCTTTTTAGAAACGCGCACGCCTGTTATGCTCAAATTGCCACAATTCGGAACTGCCGCCAACGCAAGTTTAGGACTTGGCTACTGCACCGATTGTGAAATGTGGAGCGACCTTTCCGATACAGAAAAAAGCCGCTGTCAGGAGTTTCCAAAAAAGGTGTACAAAAGCATCGAGCTTATTTGGGATAAAAATGCAGGCAAGTATGCAATAGGAAAGAAAAATTAGACCCCAAAGCAAGAAAAACGACATAGGACAAACGCTTGAAATGCCAATCGCGCTTTTTGAAAAAAAGGCGCGATTTTTTTTTATCACGCACCTATCTTATTTGGATTTAATCTAAATAAGTTGTTACTTTGCAGTCAGATTTCACCACCTTACCATTCTTCTTTTCGCCATGAACGTCTTACAAATCCAAATTCAGACACAAGAGCCTTCTACCTTAGCTCAAAATCTCTGTACGGCAGCCTTCGAAGAAGCCTTTTGCTGTGCCTTCGGTTGCGATAAAAAAGACAAGTGCTGTAAGAAATACAAGACCAAAGGCAAGCATTGTAAGAAATGCCCCAAAATCTAAGTGTCGCTTTGGACAGCCTAAGCAAGTGGCATATCAAGATTTGTTTGTAAATTTGGCATCTCAAAAGTAGGAATTGGGCAGGTTGTAGCCTTTTGGTACTTGCTTTTTCCATTTCAGAAGCCAAAATCAAGCAGTATGTTTCTTCTTCGTTTCTTTAAAAGATTAAGCGAAAGCCCCGAACAGAAAAAATTTCGCCACGCGGTGCGTCTTATTTTGGGAGCAGACCCTTCCAACTTGGCACTCTACGAACTTGCCATGCGTCATGCCTCGGCAGGTATTGTGCAAGATGGCTTCCGACAAGATAACGAACGATTGGAATACTTAGGTGATGCGATTTTAGGCGCGGTAGTGGCAGATTACCTCTTTCGCCACTTTCCCTATAAAGACGAAGGCTATCTGACCGAAATTCGCTCGCGTATCGTGAGCAGGCAATCTTTGGGCGATTTGGCAGTGCGCTTGGGCATCAATCAGCTCGTTAATAGAGATGAAAAGCGGCTGCGTCATAGTCCTGCACAAGGCTTTAAGTCTATCAATGGTGATGCGATGGAAGCCTTTATCGGGGCAATTTATTTAGACAAGGGCTATAATTTTAGCCATCAATTTATCATTAAAAAGATTCTGCACACTTATTTGGATTTAGACACGCTACTCAATACGACTAAAAACTACAAGAGCAAACTCCTCGAATGGAGTCAGCGTGAGGGCAAAAAAATAGAATTTAGGTGTGAAAAAGAACAACTCAATTCGAAACAAATCCAATTTTCAGCGACCATTTTTATAGATGACGAGCTAATTGCACAAGGCAATGGCGAAAATAAAAAGAGTGCCGAGCAGGACGGTGCAAGGCGCGTCTGTGAGCTACTCGAAATTGCCTAAAATGCTGCCCCTTGTTTATGGGTCTGAAAATCCTTTTTTATTCCAATCGTACTGCGGAAAAGGTAATACCTTGTCCCTACATTTCTATCTGATTTTTAGAATTTAACAACACCGCCTTTTAGAGAGCCTTTCTTGTGCCAATATGATTTTGCAGCGGCGTGCATTTTAGACTTTTATCACCACAAGAGGGGCTGCCAAAGTTAAAAAGGGGGAGAATTTTTCGGCATAACACCATCATACAAAAGTTATCCGAAGCACTGCCCCCTATTGCCTTTCAAGGGAAAGTTTTAGACAAACTTTTCGCCTTTTTTATTTTTTGCGTCCTCTAAAAAGTGTTTGATGCGTTGTTCCTCGTCTTTGGGACAAATCAGTAGGACATTGTTGTATTCTGCTACGATAAAATTTTCCAACCCTTTTACCACAACAAGCCTATCTTTTGGAGTCTTGATGATGCAATTTTTTACGCCCTCATACGCC
Proteins encoded in this region:
- a CDS encoding PP2C family protein-serine/threonine phosphatase encodes the protein MPDPAFSLDYFYAALSHLLDAPLEAKMVVEFSPQPSFFAASYVGELEKNGIFLPAPKIDYPQFLKGSLFFEQEGERWTLSAEAQNRRADFEAYLQTFSPLFWRKVVAWQQKQALDNQHFLQRNVDTLSQMVSDSAIQEGEIEKALDLITRLLAQTLDIEQVGIWKYEQNHIEALSLYIKSEQKHEHGMILEQKHFPHYFEAIEKGEIVDAFDARQDSRTSEFTETYLKPYNIFSLLDVPFFIEGKFSGVICFENVGAKRVWTKEEILLTIAACATVSLTYQTLRQRIAEREIIEKNAELMAQNEELNQQQEEILAQRDYILSQNTELNEKRRQIEYSLQAAERVQHAMLPSDTKLDDLIIRRLDSDYFILNRPRDIVSGDFYWAAEVDNKIILAVIDCTGHGIAGAFMTFVGSYSLEKAVRIYGLTSPAKILESMHETVQRFLSQDETKINLGMDGAIIVLEKSAAPHHFKLTFAGAKRPLWYFSQPSAEKYTEIQEIKGTRQSVGGTLLRHRYKPFVEHELLLQSGDVIFLTTDGIEDQNTVSSDRYGSHNLKSMLENVVRLSFFEQEAYLNGLLSTVLGNVPQRDDILLMGIQL
- the rnc gene encoding ribonuclease III; translation: MFLLRFFKRLSESPEQKKFRHAVRLILGADPSNLALYELAMRHASAGIVQDGFRQDNERLEYLGDAILGAVVADYLFRHFPYKDEGYLTEIRSRIVSRQSLGDLAVRLGINQLVNRDEKRLRHSPAQGFKSINGDAMEAFIGAIYLDKGYNFSHQFIIKKILHTYLDLDTLLNTTKNYKSKLLEWSQREGKKIEFRCEKEQLNSKQIQFSATIFIDDELIAQGNGENKKSAEQDGARRVCELLEIA
- a CDS encoding tetratricopeptide repeat protein; translation: MWLEKNAIRTFFVLCLLLLAACQGRNLESTLQMPDLPSATSISYEKEVSFLSQIIEDNPSADLYYQRAILHLGEKKENLALEDLKKALLYDSLQAKYHFALLQVYLLREEPKKALAAAERAELYGIKAFEFYRLYGKLNIEERKWNKAHQCFDHILNLIPQDLEALYYKGFAFAAQRDSTQAISYLNQAISQKKDYLDAHIALIRLYQDLRKTRLALQQAETALAIFPQNPTLHFLVGNIHQQTGKNETAQFWYRKTAELDTTSWQAHHQVGMYYFYKEYYSGALPYLERALRHNAQLYQAAYCVGFIYEYKTKREENALLYYQKAQNFYQKAQSAEKPNANITEALTRIAAKIEREVYKNSPEYAAERLKRYQQEKADRERRYRDSIQNLKRDSL